The following proteins are co-located in the Mesorhizobium australicum WSM2073 genome:
- a CDS encoding DEAD/DEAH box helicase yields MNRPISRTEIIEEMDHPSNDRDLARDQGASPSAAIAAALADSLESGPNKHIVHIAASERSAEETAAALRQFLPSADVIFLPSWDCLPYDRVWPTRANMGRRLRALREIASEPKRPRIVVLSIETTLQRVPPAPVIAGGFTILELGQEFDPDGFRTRAEAIGYGVDERVDEPGEIAFRGDLMDIFPAGADHPVRVVIGTDSCIRELKTYDPISQLSEQSRESVTVGPASELIFATGDHPELAAMRATSMEERLVALYGSMPSVFDVASGACVSIAEALEGAPLDRFLGLIEDARGARQEVAAPAKPLPEQFYLSRQEWDVAVRKRHGTSLAVSAARVPKFFQQARSGHRFAEFAERQTRSGVTVAFAGEASELQRADRLLDRKLGRRMGEVADWPRIRSAPRGSLLKAEIVLDEGFVDEQSGIAVVAAADLFGHALKANGSAATSMLEPELRIGDVVVHEDHGLATLVAVEQVELAGQQQDVVRLEYQDGASLLVPVDEFGRIWRYGSEPAAVPLDRLNSDGWLNRRKAALRDIDRLAKRLRDLANARSSQPAAIIKPSRADLARFAARFPYTETPDQAAAIRDVLGDLSSGRTMNRLVCGDVGFGKTEVALRACAAAALCGKQVAVIAPTTVLARQHYETFSRRFAGTGLDVAHLSRMVGAAEARAVKERLRSGQVAVVVGTQALAAKSVSFANLGLLVIDEEHRFGVKLKQALRNMAPCLHTLSMSATPIPRTLQSAMSGVQEASVLNSPPAKRRPVRTILAPFDPASARAALLREFRRGGQSFLVVPRIEDIDPVRLQLNRLVPELAVKTAHGEMKGRQLDDIMVGFANGDGDVLLSTDIIESGLDVPRANTILIWRADRFGLAQLHQLRGRVGRGAVQAIALLLTEPGIELAEGTRARLSTMIALDRLGSGLAISQRDLDLRGAGDLFGEDQAGHMKLIGAGLYQHFLQRAVSLAAGGADTDKQLADINGAGKGAFPESYVNEPTVRVSLYARLSRLAAETDLDAFGEELEDRFGDMPGEVADLLELTRLRIAAADLGISKVDVGPEGIAITFRKKPVASKWRFKNAQGFEFRNGRLIFRPPIQSRGSGIDAVRSVLGALRAARPARRRP; encoded by the coding sequence GTGAATAGACCCATTTCGCGGACGGAAATCATCGAAGAAATGGATCACCCGTCGAATGACAGGGACCTCGCGAGAGATCAGGGCGCCTCGCCTTCCGCCGCAATCGCGGCGGCGCTGGCCGACTCCCTTGAGAGCGGTCCAAACAAGCATATTGTCCATATAGCCGCCTCGGAACGCAGTGCCGAAGAGACCGCTGCGGCTTTGCGTCAGTTTCTGCCGAGCGCGGACGTCATCTTCCTGCCGTCCTGGGATTGCCTGCCTTACGACAGGGTATGGCCGACACGCGCCAATATGGGGCGGAGGCTTCGCGCTCTGCGTGAGATCGCGAGCGAGCCAAAACGTCCGCGCATCGTGGTTCTGTCGATCGAGACTACTCTCCAGCGGGTGCCGCCCGCACCAGTCATTGCTGGCGGTTTTACAATTCTGGAACTCGGACAAGAGTTCGACCCGGATGGTTTCCGAACGAGAGCAGAGGCGATTGGATACGGTGTCGACGAAAGGGTCGACGAACCGGGCGAGATAGCCTTTCGGGGCGACCTCATGGACATATTCCCTGCTGGCGCCGATCACCCGGTTCGCGTCGTCATCGGTACAGATAGCTGCATCCGGGAACTCAAGACCTATGACCCCATCAGCCAGCTTAGCGAACAGTCGCGCGAGTCGGTCACGGTTGGGCCAGCATCCGAGCTGATTTTCGCAACGGGGGATCATCCTGAGTTGGCAGCGATGCGCGCGACGTCGATGGAAGAACGCCTCGTCGCGTTGTACGGCAGCATGCCGTCGGTCTTCGATGTGGCATCCGGCGCCTGTGTCTCCATCGCGGAAGCTCTCGAAGGCGCGCCGCTCGACCGCTTCCTGGGCCTGATCGAAGATGCTCGTGGTGCGAGGCAGGAGGTTGCCGCGCCCGCCAAACCCTTGCCGGAACAGTTTTACCTGTCGCGTCAAGAATGGGACGTCGCGGTCCGTAAACGCCACGGCACGAGTCTCGCCGTTTCTGCCGCGCGAGTTCCCAAATTCTTCCAGCAGGCGCGATCCGGGCATCGGTTCGCCGAATTTGCGGAAAGGCAGACAAGGTCGGGTGTCACCGTGGCATTCGCGGGCGAGGCCTCCGAACTGCAGCGAGCCGATCGTCTGCTCGATCGGAAGCTTGGTCGGCGAATGGGGGAAGTGGCGGACTGGCCGCGGATCCGTTCGGCCCCAAGGGGCTCTCTTCTCAAGGCCGAGATCGTTCTCGACGAAGGCTTTGTCGACGAGCAATCTGGCATCGCGGTGGTGGCCGCGGCCGACCTGTTTGGCCACGCCTTGAAAGCAAACGGCAGCGCGGCCACCAGCATGCTCGAACCCGAGTTGCGCATTGGCGACGTCGTCGTCCATGAGGACCATGGCCTGGCCACGCTGGTGGCGGTCGAACAGGTCGAGTTGGCCGGTCAGCAGCAGGATGTCGTCAGGCTGGAATATCAGGACGGAGCTTCCTTGCTGGTCCCGGTCGATGAGTTTGGGCGGATATGGCGCTACGGCTCGGAACCCGCTGCAGTGCCGCTCGATCGCTTGAACAGCGATGGGTGGCTCAACCGACGCAAGGCGGCGCTGCGCGATATCGACAGGCTGGCCAAGCGCTTGAGGGACCTTGCCAATGCCAGGTCCAGCCAGCCTGCCGCGATCATAAAACCCTCTCGCGCCGACCTTGCCCGGTTCGCGGCGCGGTTTCCCTATACCGAGACTCCCGACCAGGCTGCCGCCATCCGCGACGTGCTCGGCGACCTGTCGTCGGGGAGAACAATGAATCGCCTTGTCTGCGGCGACGTCGGCTTCGGCAAGACAGAGGTGGCCCTGCGGGCTTGCGCCGCCGCGGCCCTCTGCGGGAAGCAGGTGGCGGTGATAGCGCCGACAACGGTGTTGGCACGTCAGCACTACGAGACGTTCAGCAGAAGATTTGCGGGAACCGGCCTCGACGTCGCCCACCTCTCGAGAATGGTCGGAGCGGCGGAGGCGAGAGCGGTGAAGGAGCGGCTGCGGAGCGGTCAGGTCGCGGTGGTTGTGGGTACCCAGGCCCTGGCGGCCAAGAGCGTCAGCTTCGCCAATCTCGGACTGCTGGTGATCGACGAGGAGCACCGGTTCGGCGTCAAGTTGAAGCAGGCGCTGCGGAACATGGCGCCCTGCCTTCATACGCTGAGCATGAGCGCCACGCCGATACCGCGGACGCTGCAATCGGCGATGTCAGGCGTCCAGGAGGCCAGCGTCCTCAACTCTCCGCCCGCCAAAAGACGTCCCGTTCGCACCATCCTGGCGCCCTTCGATCCAGCTTCGGCAAGAGCCGCCCTTTTGCGCGAGTTTCGTCGGGGCGGACAGAGCTTCCTGGTGGTTCCGCGCATCGAAGACATCGATCCGGTTCGCCTGCAGCTAAACAGACTGGTGCCGGAACTCGCGGTCAAGACGGCGCACGGCGAAATGAAAGGGAGACAACTGGACGACATCATGGTCGGGTTCGCTAACGGTGACGGCGACGTCCTGTTGAGCACCGACATCATCGAGAGCGGCCTCGACGTGCCGCGGGCCAACACCATACTGATCTGGCGAGCGGACAGGTTCGGTCTGGCACAGCTGCACCAGCTTCGCGGCCGGGTCGGAAGGGGGGCGGTGCAGGCTATTGCTCTTCTTCTGACCGAGCCTGGCATCGAACTGGCCGAAGGCACAAGAGCCCGACTTTCGACCATGATTGCGCTCGATCGGCTTGGCTCCGGCCTTGCGATCAGCCAAAGGGACCTCGACCTGCGCGGGGCAGGAGACCTTTTCGGCGAAGATCAAGCCGGACACATGAAGCTGATCGGAGCAGGCCTTTACCAACATTTTCTGCAGCGGGCGGTCTCGCTGGCTGCGGGAGGGGCCGATACCGACAAGCAGCTTGCCGACATCAACGGCGCCGGAAAAGGGGCCTTTCCCGAAAGTTACGTCAACGAGCCGACGGTGCGCGTCAGCCTCTATGCGAGGCTGTCTCGTTTAGCTGCCGAGACGGACCTCGATGCATTCGGCGAAGAGCTTGAGGACCGCTTTGGAGACATGCCCGGCGAAGTGGCGGATTTACTGGAACTGACCAGGTTGCGCATAGCCGCGGCGGACCTGGGCATCAGCAAAGTCGATGTGGGACCAGAAGGGATCGCGATTACCTTCCGCAAGAAGCCCGTGGCATCAAAATGGCGCTTTAAAAACGCACAGGGCTTCGAGTTCCGCAACGGCCGGCTGATTTTCAGGCCCCCGATCCAGTCTCGCGGCTCAGGTATCGATGCCGTCCGCTCGGTGCTCGGTGCCTTGCGTGCAGCCCGGCCGGCGCGGCGCCGCCCATGA
- the cyoD gene encoding cytochrome o ubiquinol oxidase subunit IV, protein MTEIGGESGTGETPDRRDSAPGEERITEHEMAGGLSGYLLGFGLAILLTIASFLAAQTNLIYQPAVISALVVLAVAQMGVHLVFFLHLTTGRDNTNNVLALAFGVLIVALVVLGSVWIMAHLDQNMAAMTAHQAGVMP, encoded by the coding sequence ATGACCGAGATCGGGGGCGAGAGCGGGACCGGCGAGACGCCAGACCGCCGCGATTCAGCACCGGGCGAGGAACGCATAACCGAGCACGAAATGGCGGGGGGCCTCTCTGGCTACCTGCTTGGCTTCGGCCTGGCCATCCTGCTGACGATCGCTTCGTTCCTGGCGGCTCAGACCAACCTGATCTACCAGCCGGCGGTAATTTCGGCCCTGGTGGTGCTCGCTGTCGCGCAGATGGGCGTGCATCTTGTCTTCTTTCTCCACCTGACGACCGGACGGGACAACACCAACAACGTCCTGGCCCTGGCCTTCGGCGTGCTGATCGTGGCGCTGGTGGTTCTGGGCTCAGTCTGGATCATGGCCCATCTGGATCAGAATATGGCTGCCATGACCGCCCATCAAGCCGGAGTGATGCCTTGA
- a CDS encoding cytochrome (ubi)quinol oxidase subunit III, translated as MSDHAFTTDISADGQTRDQYRVNRTGSHGARSATGHGQGGPASKFVTVAYGFWIFLLSDIIMFSAFFAAYAVLAKATADGPAGKDLFEPTRVAVQTGLLLSSSFTGGLATLASHRRSMAATQFWLLVTGLLGAAFLLLEVQEFAAMAGEQAGPSRSAFLSAFFALVGCHGTHVALGLLWLGTMMAQLWVKGFRSDILRRLHCFGLFWHALDIIWVAIFTLVYLLGASP; from the coding sequence ATGAGCGATCACGCCTTCACCACCGACATCAGCGCCGACGGCCAGACACGCGACCAATACCGGGTCAATCGCACCGGCAGCCATGGTGCAAGATCCGCGACGGGCCACGGACAGGGCGGCCCAGCGTCGAAGTTCGTCACCGTTGCCTACGGGTTCTGGATCTTTCTGCTGTCCGACATCATCATGTTCTCGGCCTTCTTCGCCGCCTATGCCGTGCTCGCCAAGGCAACCGCCGACGGGCCGGCCGGCAAGGATCTGTTCGAGCCCACGCGCGTTGCGGTGCAAACGGGCCTTCTGCTCAGTTCGAGCTTCACCGGCGGCTTGGCAACGCTCGCGAGCCACCGCAGATCGATGGCTGCCACCCAGTTCTGGCTGCTGGTTACGGGCCTGCTCGGGGCAGCCTTCCTGCTCCTGGAGGTGCAGGAGTTCGCGGCGATGGCCGGCGAGCAGGCAGGCCCGTCTCGAAGCGCATTTCTTTCGGCCTTCTTCGCACTCGTTGGTTGCCACGGGACCCACGTCGCACTCGGCCTGCTCTGGCTAGGCACCATGATGGCGCAGCTGTGGGTCAAGGGTTTTCGGTCCGATATTTTGCGGCGGCTCCACTGCTTCGGGCTCTTCTGGCACGCGCTCGACATCATCTGGGTTGCCATCTTCACCCTGGTTTATCTGCTAGGAGCATCGCCATGA